In a genomic window of Mycolicibacillus parakoreensis:
- the rnpA gene encoding ribonuclease P protein component → MLAARNRMRRSVEFAATIKHGRRSAHPDLVIHAHRAGAPDSPPGPRIGLVVSKAVGTAVTRHRVSRRLRHVARTVVDELDPADRVVIRARPGCAVSSSAALETQLRAGLTRLTAGCRSRR, encoded by the coding sequence GTGCTTGCCGCGCGGAATCGGATGCGGCGCTCCGTGGAGTTCGCCGCGACGATCAAACACGGTCGCCGTAGCGCTCACCCCGACCTGGTCATCCACGCCCACCGGGCGGGCGCGCCGGATTCGCCGCCCGGGCCGCGGATCGGCCTGGTGGTCAGCAAGGCGGTCGGCACCGCGGTGACGCGCCACCGGGTCTCCCGCCGGCTGCGCCACGTGGCCCGCACCGTCGTCGACGAGCTCGACCCGGCCGACCGGGTGGTGATCCGGGCGCGCCCGGGCTGCGCGGTGTCGTCCTCGGCGGCGCTGGAGACCCAGCTGCGCGCCGGGCTGACCCGGCTCACCGCGGGCTGTCGGAGCCGGCGGTGA
- the rpmH gene encoding 50S ribosomal protein L34, translated as MAKGKRTFQPNNRRRARVHGFRLRMRTRAGRAIVTGRRRKGRRSLTA; from the coding sequence GTGGCCAAAGGCAAGCGGACCTTCCAGCCGAACAATCGTCGCCGGGCCCGCGTGCACGGGTTCCGGTTGCGGATGCGCACCCGGGCGGGGCGCGCCATCGTGACCGGTCGGCGCCGTAAGGGCCGTCGGTCGCTGACCGCGTGA
- the yidD gene encoding membrane protein insertion efficiency factor YidD: MSARRWRRAPVRAVIALIECYRQLISPMRLPTCRFTPTCSQYAVEALTAHGLVRGGALAGWRLLRCGPWHPGGFDPVAGTAESDHDVSTGPVHRAEGEPVVL; encoded by the coding sequence GTGAGCGCGCGGCGGTGGCGCCGCGCCCCGGTGCGGGCGGTGATCGCGCTGATCGAGTGCTACCGGCAGCTGATCTCGCCGATGCGGCTGCCGACGTGTCGGTTCACCCCCACCTGCAGCCAGTACGCGGTCGAGGCGTTGACCGCCCACGGGCTGGTGCGCGGCGGGGCGCTGGCGGGGTGGCGGCTGCTGCGCTGCGGGCCCTGGCATCCGGGCGGTTTCGACCCGGTCGCCGGCACCGCCGAGTCCGATCACGACGTTTCGACCGGCCCAGTGCACCGAGCGGAGGGTGAACCCGTTGTCCTTTGA